The sequence below is a genomic window from Providencia rettgeri.
AATCGGTACTGATGTAAATATAGACTGGCTGAGCTTACCCCTCGTTCACCTTCACTGGTATGAAAAAGAAGTACGCCCAGCTCGTAAAGTTGGCCATTTAAACCTTTCTCATAGTGACCACGACCAGTTATCTGCAACACTTAACGCATTGACTTCACTTTTGCCAAATGAGTACAAAAGTGGCATTGAGTGGGCAAATGCAAAATTAGACTGGTACTCTCATCAATAAATAGGGAAAATAGCCCTATTCGATGCCCGAAACTATTTTCGGGCATTATGCTATTTTCGCCGTCATCCAGAAAACAAATATCCTGATTTAAGGTGTGCGGCATTACTGGAGTCAATATGTCCTCGCAGACTTTTAGTCCGTTTTATCAGTGGTGCATTCTTATTCTGTTAGGGCTGGTTTACTTTTTAGCCACCGCGACAACCTTTACCTCTCTTGGTGTGGTTTTACCTGAGATGATAAGTGAGCTCAAATGGAGCTGGAGCGAGGCTGGATTTGGTTTTACGCTGCTGGGCTTAACCTGTGGACTGGCGAGTTTCCTCCCGTCTCTGTTGATCCGTAAAGTCGGTGTACGGGTTACTTTATTGCTAGGCACCAGTGTATTTGTTGCCGGCTTTTACAGTCTGTATTCCACCCATGCCATTAGCACCTATTTTTTAGGCACAGCATTAATTGGTATTGGTTTCACCTTACTCGCCACCGTTCCGGGGACTTACGTACTTTCGCGGTTATTTGAAAAACAATCCCTTGCCTTTGGGTTATATTTCACCATCGGGGGCCTGGGGGGTGTTGCAGGCCCTTGGATTTACTTTTACGCATCAAACCAATTAGGCTCATGGCGCATGCATTGGGTTCTATGTGCCGTTTATCTTAGCATCGTCACGTTAATCACGATTTTTATGCTACGTGAAGGTAAAAAAGAGCAAGAGCACGCAAAAAAGGTGATGCAGAAACAAGTTAGTGATGCAAGTAAGCCTATTTATCGCACTGCTGAAGTATGGACCGTCGGCAGAGCGCTACGGACATGGCAGTTCTACTTGATTGCTGCGACTTATACCTCGTTTTTATGGTGTGGCATTACCGTTAACAGTTTTGCTGTTGCCCATATTGAAGAGCGTGGCTTTGGCATGACCGTGGCAGTTTCATTATTAAGCACTATGGCATTTGTGAATGCATTCTCAAGGTTTATTGGTGGGGCGGCGGGTGAATGGTTAGAACCGAAGAAACTATTAATCGGTAGCCTAATTATCATGGTGTTAGGTGTTATTTTCCTCAGTATTGCCACCTCATGGCTTTGGCTTATTCTGTTTGTGTTATGCGTGGGTATTTGACCTTTTTGGCATCCAGTGTTTTACTGTCAAATTATTTTGGTCGAGGCCCATACCTAGAGCTATTTTCTGTGGTGAATTTAATCTCAACCGTTGCCTGTTTAGCGCCTTTCATTGCCGGTGGTATCAAAGACTTAACTGGCAGTTTCACCCCTGCATTTTTGGTTATTGCCGCGCCTGTTATCATCATTTTATTGCTTACTTTGATGATGAAGCCCCCTGCCCTCTATCACAAATAAAAAATCCCGAGTGATTAACTCGGGAAAAATTGAAACCAAAGGGAAAATAAGCTTAAGACCAGATATTGGATCAAAACATAGCGTTTATTTGCGCCTCCGAAAACCAAACAGAGGCGCAAAATTAATTAAGGTTTTAACAACTCGGGGACTTTTAATAAGATAAATTCGTTATCATCCGCTTTATTTGGTTCGCGGCTAGATGAAAACGGAAAATTATTGTCATTACCAACAATAATGTGTTCACTATCAACCACATCAACGTTTTCAATGGTGAAGAATGGGAAGGTAAACACGCCATCATTTAGCGGCTTTCTTGCCATATTATTCGGGTCTTTGATATTCATCAAATCAATATAAGCCTGCTTATCTACTGGTTTGCCTATATTGTTATCTGAAAATTCAATACGATAGACTCGCTTAAATTTAGCGAGATTACTGAAGCAATTTTCCGTATTAGCACTTTTCGTCCCACAAGCTTTATCTGCCGTGCCTTCACCATTATCACGCTCAATAATTAAGCCGTGGGTATCATCAATGAGATTGAAATCACCAATGGCATTTTGATTGTCTTCAAAGACATACAACCAGCTTCTACCCGTCCAATCTTGTTTTTTTACATCAAACTCAAGAATACGTGCTGCGCGTTTGCCCTCAACATTCTCATAGTCTTGCTTCTCATCAAGCCAAATCGCACCTTCTAGCATTGGATAGAGCTTAGAACCGTCTGGTGATGAAGCCATACCTTCAAAACCTTTCGAACGATTAACTTGGAAAGTTACTTTATCTGCAGGTTTACCCGGTGTTATGATTTGATAGTGATCAGGAGAAACCACTTTCTTTCCATCAACTTGTGTTTCAAACAAGGCTAATACCTTGCCATCCAAATCCATTTTGATTAGGTAAGGGCCAAACTCATCGCCAACCCATAGAGCACCATCCGCAAATTGAAAGCTTTCAGGGTCAAAATCACTGCCTGTTAAATAGCGTTCTTTTGTGCTCTCATTCGTAATATGAAAAGGAATAATTTTATCGGGGTCATGGAAGAAAACCGTTTTTAATGGCGTTGTATTACCTGATTGAAAATCAATATCATATTGAGTGACATACAACATAGAATCAGGGGAATTTACTTTATTGCCGAATCCATTGTCGGTTAAAACCCAGTAGGTCCCGTCCGCCATGCGTTTGATACCCGAGTGCCCTTGCCGTGGCTGGCCTTTGATTGGAATATGCATTCCTGTTGGGCGATCCGCGGATTTACCTTCCACTTTCCCTAAGCTATCAACACGAGCGCCAGTGGTAAATTTACCACTTACTTGCATGTCTGAAGGTGCATTTTCGGGGGAAGAAACCGTTGAATTAACAGGAAGAATGGAGTGACCCGCCAATGTCGCGGGCACTTCTTGTTGTGCAAACCCTGTGATGCTAAATGAAATTAAGCCAGCCAATAAAGAGAACGAGCCCAGCTTACGTTTAATCGAATGGTTATTCTGCATTGTTATGTTTCCATTATAAGGCTATCAATAATTGATGGCGGAATCATAACTTCGATGAATGAAGATTTTATGAAGGATTTTAGACAGTTATTTTACTGAAAAACATGTATTTTATAATGTTCAATATATCGTGGTATTAAGCTATTTCCTTAATACCACGATATTTTAAATAATGCGATATGTGTTCCAGCTATCCGAGCGCAATCAACACCCATTCAGCTTGAAGTACCACGAGTATTTAACTATTAGGTAAGCGCCGGTGTTGCCCCCCCGTCCCTAACAAACGTAGCCCCAACCAGCTACCGCAAATAGACAGTAAAATTGCTGCACACAAAGGTAAAAACACCCACATACGCCATTCTGGCTGCCAAGGAAAATCAAACACTTTACTTTGCAACAACCATAATGCAATTTCTGCCCCAAATGCCGCGGCAAGCCCTGCCATTAAGCCAAGTAAAGCAAATTCGCTCCACAGGGTTCGACGCATCAATTTTTTACTGGCTCCCAGAGTTCGGTACACCACTAATTCACGTTCCCGTTGGCTCATACCCACTTGAATTTGAGCCAATAATAGCAACAGCCCACAGAAAATAACCAGCACTACCATCACCTCAAGAGCTTGGCTCACTTGCTGAAGAATTTGCTGAATTTGGGTGATAATGGCACCGGTGTCGAGCACATTAATGGTTGGGTAATGGCGGCTAAGTTGCGTTAATAGCTGCCCATCACCTTCATAGTGGAAGCTGCTCAGCCAAGTAGCTGGCATCTGAGAAAGACTTTCTTCAGAGAAAATAAAATAGAAATTCGGGCGCAAGCTTTCCCAATCAACCGTACGAATGCTACTTACTGTCGCACTAAAGACCTGAGCCCCTGCGTTAAATGTAAGTTTATCACCTAATTTCAATCCGAGCTCTTTAACGACCGTTTGCTCAATTGAGACTTCCCCTGCTTTTGGTGGCCATGTCCCTTCGTCAACCACATTCGCTGGCGCTAAATCAGATTGCCAAGTTAGGCTTAATTCACGTCGCACGGTATTATTATTTGGATCACGTTGGTCGGCCCATTCAATCGCTGACTGGTCATTAATATTGGTTAAACGCGCTAACACCACCGGGTTGAACTCTGTGGGTTTCACATCAAACTCAGCCAATAGCTTGGTGACAGGCTCAAGCTGTGACTGGTTCATATTGATCAAGAAATAATTTGGGCTATCCGCAGGTAATTGCTGTTGCCAACGGTCAAGTAAATCACCGCGCACTAAAATCAGCAGCGCCAACAACATAAATGACAACGAAAATGCACTCATTTGTGTGATGGTTTGCAACGGCTGGCGCAGTAGACGGCTTACCGATAAACGCAAACTTAATTGGCGGAACTTAATATGGCGCAGCCCCCACAAACCAACCCAACCAATCAGCGCCAGTAGAATGGCAACCACGACAATACCGGCCAAAATTGACCACAACAGAGGGTTAACGCCAGCAAATACAAATAAGCCACCAACCACAATTAAAATAACAATCGGCAGATAATAATATAGCGGCCAAACGGGTGACTTGGCATCTTCACGTAATACTCGTGATGGCTGAGTTGCCATCAGTTGGTAATAGGGACGGCTGCCAACAATAATGGCAATAATAAATAATGTACCGATCGCCCAAACCCAAGGCATTGAACTCGCAGGCGGCAATTCCTTCGGCAACATCGCCCCTAAGATTTGCATTAAAATGCCTTCAAAAGCCAAACCTAATAGTGAGCCAAGTAAAGCTGCGGCAATTAAAATCACTAACCACTGCCCAATAATCCATTGACGTAATGCGCTACGCCCTGCCCCTAAGGTTTTTAATACAGCAATTAATTGATGACGGCTACGGCAGTAATGCGTCATGGAAACCACGACCGCAGCAATGGCTAATAGCAGGGTTAATAAAACTGACAGCAATAAAAACTGTTGAGCACGTTGGAAGGTTTTCCCCACTGCACCGTTATTTTCGCTTAACGTAAACCAACGCTGATCATTTCGCAGTTCTTGCTCATATTTTTGCTGAAATGCGTCAATAAGCTGACGATCACCGGCAAACATGTCGCGATACGTTAATCGGCTACCTAATTGAATTGCTCCTGTTAATGGTGCATCTTCAATTGCTATTAATACTCTTGGGGCAATCTGAAATGGATTAAAACCGCTATCAGGTTCTTGAATTAATTTACCCGAAACTTTTAGCGTCGCATCTCCAATATCAATGTTATCCCCTACATTGAGGTTCAATAATTCTAATAACCGTGGTGCGACTAATATCTCCCCTTTTATCGGGGTTAACCCAGCCGGTTCAGTGATAAGATCGCCATATAATGGGTATGCCTTATCCGCTGCTTTCACTAACACCAGTTGTGGCCGAGCCTCTTCATCTTCCGTCGCATAAGCCATGGTAGAAAATGATATTTGCTGGCTGAGCGTTAACCCCTCTTTTTCGGCCTCTTGTAACCATGCAGGGTCGCTTGGATGGGAAGATCGTAACACTAAGTCACCCGCTAACAGTTCACGGCTTTGGTAGCTCATGCTATTTTCGATGCGATCGCTAATTCGCCCTAAAGCCAGTACACAAGCAACCGCAAGGGTAAGTGCAAGCCAAACAATCAGTAGTGAGGGGGTTTTCCATTCACGCCAAAACCAACGCCAAATCATGCTTCTTCCCTCAACTGCCCATCGACCAAGCGCAAGCGGCGTTGGCAGCGCGCAGCCAGTTCGTTATCGTGGGTAACCAAAATCAAGGTTGTTCCATGCTCTTTATTCATGGCAAATAATAAATCAGCAATTTTATCCCCGGTGTGACGATCGAGATTTCCCGTTGGTTCATCAGCAAATAAAATCTGTGGGCGGCCATTAAAAGCACGAGCCAGTGCAACACGCTGCTGCTCACCACCTGACAACTGTGGTGGCATATGTTTTAGGCGATCTTTTAAGCCTAAATCCGTCAGTAAACTTGCCGCGTGTTGGTAGCTTTCAGACTCAGATTCACCACGTAACAAAGAAGGAAGTTGCACATTTTCAATAGCATTTAAGGTTGGGATCAACATAAAGGATTGGAACACAAAACCGACACTTTGTGCCCGTAAGCGTGCCCGCTGCTCTTCATCCATTTTAGTGAGGTCTTGACCTAATAAATTAACCGTTCCACTGGAGCCGTCATCCAACCCCGCAATGATCCCTAACAAGGTTGATTTCCCCGAACCTGACTCCCCAATTAACGCAATTGTTTGCCCGGACTCGACAATTAGCTCAACTCCTTGCAATATAGTCAGTTCATGTTCACCTTGACCAACACGTTTAATGAGATGATGAACTTCAAGAATATTATTCGCCGACATATATTGGTATTTCTCCTGTTACTGACTGCAAGTGGGCACGCACTTGCGTCAACTAAGCTATTAATCTTAGGTGATAGCCTGAGTGCAGGCTACCGTTTACCGGCTGAGCAGGCTTGGGCCTCCTTGCTTGCCGAACGCTGGCAGAAACTTTCCCCACCCGTTGCTATTGTTAACGGTAGTATTAGTGGGAATACCTCTGCACAGGGGTTAGAACGCCTTTCCGTTTTACTCGAACAAAACAAACCTAACTGGGTGTTGATCGAATTAGGTGCAAATGATGGCTTACAAGGTCTCCCAGTAGAGCAACTCGAAGCTAATTTACAGCAAATTATCGATCAAATCGTGCAATCGGGCGCGAAACCGCTCTTAATGCAAATTCGCATTCCACCTAACTATGGCAAACGTTATACGACAAGTTTCGAAAAAGTCTATCCGAAATTGGCGCAAAGTAATCAAATCCCATTACTGCCGTTTTATATGGAAACCGTGATAACTAAGCCTGAATGGATACAACAAGATGGTATTCACCCTACCGTTGAAGCCCAGCCATCCATTGCTGATTTTATGGAAAAACAGCTTTTCGAACATATTTTACCGTCTAGTAAATAAAACAGACGTTAAACAAGGTATTAAACGCTCTTTTATACCCGAAATAAATTCAGTTGCATGAAACCAAGGTAAAGTTATGCAAACATCGGCACGAAACAAAAAATCAGTCCTGGTCACAGGTGCAT
It includes:
- a CDS encoding esterase-like activity of phytase family protein; translated protein: MQNNHSIKRKLGSFSLLAGLISFSITGFAQQEVPATLAGHSILPVNSTVSSPENAPSDMQVSGKFTTGARVDSLGKVEGKSADRPTGMHIPIKGQPRQGHSGIKRMADGTYWVLTDNGFGNKVNSPDSMLYVTQYDIDFQSGNTTPLKTVFFHDPDKIIPFHITNESTKERYLTGSDFDPESFQFADGALWVGDEFGPYLIKMDLDGKVLALFETQVDGKKVVSPDHYQIITPGKPADKVTFQVNRSKGFEGMASSPDGSKLYPMLEGAIWLDEKQDYENVEGKRAARILEFDVKKQDWTGRSWLYVFEDNQNAIGDFNLIDDTHGLIIERDNGEGTADKACGTKSANTENCFSNLAKFKRVYRIEFSDNNIGKPVDKQAYIDLMNIKDPNNMARKPLNDGVFTFPFFTIENVDVVDSEHIIVGNDNNFPFSSSREPNKADDNEFILLKVPELLKP
- the ybbP gene encoding putative ABC transporter permease subunit YbbP, whose protein sequence is MIWRWFWREWKTPSLLIVWLALTLAVACVLALGRISDRIENSMSYQSRELLAGDLVLRSSHPSDPAWLQEAEKEGLTLSQQISFSTMAYATEDEEARPQLVLVKAADKAYPLYGDLITEPAGLTPIKGEILVAPRLLELLNLNVGDNIDIGDATLKVSGKLIQEPDSGFNPFQIAPRVLIAIEDAPLTGAIQLGSRLTYRDMFAGDRQLIDAFQQKYEQELRNDQRWFTLSENNGAVGKTFQRAQQFLLLSVLLTLLLAIAAVVVSMTHYCRSRHQLIAVLKTLGAGRSALRQWIIGQWLVILIAAALLGSLLGLAFEGILMQILGAMLPKELPPASSMPWVWAIGTLFIIAIIVGSRPYYQLMATQPSRVLREDAKSPVWPLYYYLPIVILIVVGGLFVFAGVNPLLWSILAGIVVVAILLALIGWVGLWGLRHIKFRQLSLRLSVSRLLRQPLQTITQMSAFSLSFMLLALLILVRGDLLDRWQQQLPADSPNYFLINMNQSQLEPVTKLLAEFDVKPTEFNPVVLARLTNINDQSAIEWADQRDPNNNTVRRELSLTWQSDLAPANVVDEGTWPPKAGEVSIEQTVVKELGLKLGDKLTFNAGAQVFSATVSSIRTVDWESLRPNFYFIFSEESLSQMPATWLSSFHYEGDGQLLTQLSRHYPTINVLDTGAIITQIQQILQQVSQALEVMVVLVIFCGLLLLLAQIQVGMSQRERELVVYRTLGASKKLMRRTLWSEFALLGLMAGLAAAFGAEIALWLLQSKVFDFPWQPEWRMWVFLPLCAAILLSICGSWLGLRLLGTGGQHRRLPNS
- the tesA gene encoding multifunctional acyl-CoA thioesterase I/protease I/lysophospholipase L1, giving the protein MMNFKNIIRRHILVFLLLLTASGHALASTKLLILGDSLSAGYRLPAEQAWASLLAERWQKLSPPVAIVNGSISGNTSAQGLERLSVLLEQNKPNWVLIELGANDGLQGLPVEQLEANLQQIIDQIVQSGAKPLLMQIRIPPNYGKRYTTSFEKVYPKLAQSNQIPLLPFYMETVITKPEWIQQDGIHPTVEAQPSIADFMEKQLFEHILPSSK
- the ybbA gene encoding putative ABC transporter ATP-binding protein YbbA, whose translation is MSANNILEVHHLIKRVGQGEHELTILQGVELIVESGQTIALIGESGSGKSTLLGIIAGLDDGSSGTVNLLGQDLTKMDEEQRARLRAQSVGFVFQSFMLIPTLNAIENVQLPSLLRGESESESYQHAASLLTDLGLKDRLKHMPPQLSGGEQQRVALARAFNGRPQILFADEPTGNLDRHTGDKIADLLFAMNKEHGTTLILVTHDNELAARCQRRLRLVDGQLREEA